The following proteins come from a genomic window of Polaribacter dokdonensis:
- the rny gene encoding ribonuclease Y codes for MEGIILPLILGVLVGVALGFIIFKSIEKSKGKKILNSTRKEASSILKEAKIDAESIKKDKILQAKEKFIELKAEHEKVILSREKKISDVEKRIRDRESKVASEVDKNKRLNQSLEQKEKDYNFKLDFIEKKENELEKMHKRHVDMLEQISGLSADEAKKELVSSLKDEAKTEAMAFVQTSIEEAKLTAEQEARKVVLGTIQRVGVEQAVENCVSVFNLESDDVKGRIIGREGRNIRALESATGVEIIVDDTPEAIILSCFDPVRREIARLSMHKLVTDGRIHPARIEEVVKKTEKQISQEIIEVGKRTVIDLGIHGLHPELVKAVGRMKYRSSYGQNLLQHSREVANLCGIMAAEMGLNSKVAKRAGLLHDIGKVPDAESELPHALLGMEWAEKYGEKPDVCNAIGAHHDEIEMKSLISPIVQVCDAISGARPGARRQVLDSYIQRLKDLEAIAFGFTGVQKAYAIQAGRELRVMVESTKVNDSKASELSFNISQKIQNDMTYPGQVKVTVIRETRAVNVAK; via the coding sequence ATGGAAGGAATAATACTTCCCCTTATTTTGGGAGTTTTAGTAGGAGTCGCTTTAGGTTTTATAATATTTAAATCAATTGAAAAATCGAAAGGAAAAAAGATTTTAAATAGTACAAGAAAAGAAGCTAGCTCTATTTTAAAAGAAGCAAAAATTGATGCAGAATCAATTAAAAAAGATAAAATTTTACAAGCGAAAGAAAAGTTTATAGAATTAAAAGCAGAGCACGAAAAGGTAATCTTATCTAGAGAAAAGAAGATTTCTGATGTTGAAAAGAGAATTAGAGATAGAGAATCTAAAGTAGCTTCAGAGGTAGATAAGAATAAAAGACTTAATCAATCCTTAGAACAGAAAGAAAAAGACTATAATTTTAAGTTAGATTTCATAGAGAAAAAAGAAAACGAACTTGAAAAAATGCATAAAAGGCATGTAGATATGTTAGAGCAAATCTCTGGCTTATCTGCAGATGAAGCTAAAAAAGAACTAGTAAGCTCTTTAAAAGACGAGGCAAAAACAGAAGCTATGGCTTTTGTACAAACTTCTATTGAAGAAGCTAAACTTACAGCAGAACAAGAAGCAAGAAAAGTTGTTTTAGGTACAATTCAAAGAGTTGGTGTAGAGCAAGCTGTAGAAAATTGTGTATCTGTTTTTAACTTAGAATCTGATGATGTAAAAGGTAGAATTATTGGTAGAGAAGGACGTAATATTAGAGCTTTAGAATCTGCAACAGGTGTAGAAATTATTGTAGACGATACTCCAGAAGCTATTATTTTATCTTGTTTTGATCCTGTTCGTAGAGAAATAGCACGTTTATCTATGCATAAGTTGGTTACAGATGGTAGAATACATCCTGCAAGAATTGAGGAAGTTGTAAAGAAAACTGAGAAACAAATTTCTCAAGAAATTATAGAAGTAGGTAAGAGAACTGTGATTGATTTAGGTATTCACGGTTTACATCCTGAGTTAGTAAAAGCTGTTGGTAGAATGAAATATCGTTCTTCTTATGGTCAAAATTTATTACAGCACTCTAGAGAGGTTGCCAATCTTTGTGGAATTATGGCTGCAGAAATGGGCTTAAATTCTAAAGTTGCAAAACGTGCAGGTTTATTGCACGATATTGGTAAAGTACCAGATGCAGAGAGCGAATTACCACATGCTTTATTGGGTATGGAATGGGCTGAAAAGTATGGTGAAAAGCCAGATGTTTGTAATGCAATTGGAGCACACCATGATGAAATTGAAATGAAAAGTTTAATTTCTCCAATAGTTCAGGTTTGTGATGCTATTTCAGGTGCAAGACCAGGTGCAAGACGTCAAGTATTAGATTCTTACATTCAGCGTTTAAAAGATTTAGAAGCTATTGCTTTTGGTTTCACAGGTGTTCAGAAGGCGTATGCTATACAAGCTGGACGTGAGTTAAGAGTTATGGTAGAAAGTACTAAAGTAAACGATTCTAAAGCATCTGAATTATCATTTAATATTTCTCAGAAAATACAGAATGATATGACTTATCCAGGGCAAGTAAAAGTTACTGTTATTAGAGAAACTAGAGCTGTTAACGTAGCTAAATAA
- a CDS encoding cell division protein ZapA translates to MSKLKINIVIAGRTYPLSVNNTKEEEGMRKAANAINKLIAMYEQNYAVSDKQDVLAMSALQFASKLEILSLNKNDTNKEEMQKLNELTNLVKTHLE, encoded by the coding sequence GTGAGTAAATTAAAGATTAATATTGTAATTGCTGGTAGAACATACCCTTTAAGTGTTAATAACACTAAAGAAGAAGAAGGTATGCGTAAAGCTGCAAATGCAATAAATAAACTAATTGCCATGTATGAGCAAAACTATGCTGTGAGCGATAAACAAGATGTTTTAGCCATGTCTGCTTTGCAATTTGCATCCAAATTAGAAATATTATCTTTAAATAAAAACGATACAAATAAAGAAGAAATGCAAAAATTAAATGAGCTTACCAATTTGGTAAAAACTCATTTAGAATAA
- a CDS encoding M23 family metallopeptidase, with translation MKRIVIFAFLVMQCVCYAQKEYPQNYFRNPLDIPTYLGGSFGELRSNHFHAGLDIKTQGKEGLKVYAAADGFVSRIKVQQFGYGKAIYITHPNGYTTVYGHLSKFNDEIDTYVKSIQYKKENYATGNLYFKEDQFPVSKGEVIAFSGDTGGSGGPHLHYEIRNTATENIINPLFFGLKVKDDIPPIVQAIKGYSLSSDARINQQRKSFQIPIKKISESNYVADRIAASGLIGFGVSVFDRFNGASNKNGIYSLEMKVNGKRYYYHDVETFAFSESKFINLHIDYEHYKRYKRKYQRTYKLTPNKLSTYEELINNGRINVKDGFNYIVEIIAKDFEGNSSTVKIPVAGKSSNAIFDEKPDTTAYYIEANKFNKFLLEKVTVAFPKNSFYENLYLDFEMENDVVKIHNATVPLDKNFTLTFDVSEYDEAEKQQLYIASLAYPKYPRYQFTRKKDSTFFTTSKTLGNYALLTDKQKPSIKILYFKDQQWITNSKTIKVKINDVGSGIKNWRATIDGEWVLMQYNHKKRILTYNFSDKKLVGSKHIFKLVVQDNVGNTNTLSTTFFKKQLN, from the coding sequence TTGAAAAGAATAGTAATTTTTGCATTTTTAGTAATGCAATGTGTCTGTTATGCACAGAAAGAGTATCCTCAAAATTATTTTAGAAATCCATTAGACATCCCTACTTATTTGGGAGGATCGTTTGGAGAGTTAAGAAGCAATCATTTTCATGCTGGTTTAGACATTAAAACTCAAGGAAAAGAAGGTTTAAAAGTTTATGCAGCTGCAGATGGCTTTGTTTCTAGAATTAAGGTGCAACAATTTGGTTATGGTAAAGCAATATACATTACACATCCAAATGGATATACCACTGTTTATGGACATTTAAGTAAGTTTAATGATGAAATAGATACTTACGTAAAATCTATTCAGTACAAAAAGGAAAATTACGCTACTGGTAATTTATATTTTAAAGAAGATCAATTTCCTGTATCTAAAGGAGAAGTAATTGCTTTTTCTGGAGATACAGGTGGTTCAGGTGGTCCTCATTTACACTATGAAATTAGAAATACTGCCACTGAAAACATTATAAATCCACTATTTTTTGGATTAAAAGTTAAAGATGATATTCCACCTATTGTGCAAGCTATTAAAGGTTATTCTCTTAGTTCTGATGCAAGAATAAATCAACAGAGAAAGAGTTTTCAAATTCCCATTAAAAAAATAAGCGAAAGCAATTATGTTGCAGATAGAATCGCTGCAAGTGGATTAATTGGTTTTGGAGTGAGTGTCTTTGATCGATTTAATGGAGCATCCAATAAAAATGGAATTTATAGTTTAGAAATGAAAGTAAATGGTAAGCGTTATTATTATCATGATGTAGAAACTTTCGCTTTTTCTGAAAGTAAATTTATTAATCTTCATATAGATTATGAACACTATAAACGCTACAAACGTAAATACCAAAGGACATATAAGCTTACACCCAATAAACTATCTACTTATGAAGAATTGATTAATAATGGAAGAATAAATGTAAAAGATGGTTTTAATTACATTGTAGAAATTATTGCAAAAGATTTTGAAGGGAACTCTAGCACTGTTAAAATTCCTGTAGCAGGTAAATCAAGCAATGCAATTTTTGATGAAAAACCAGATACAACAGCTTATTATATAGAAGCAAACAAGTTTAATAAGTTTCTTTTAGAAAAAGTAACTGTAGCTTTCCCTAAGAATTCATTTTACGAAAACTTATATTTAGATTTTGAAATGGAAAATGATGTGGTTAAAATTCATAATGCCACAGTTCCTTTAGATAAGAATTTTACTTTAACATTTGATGTTTCTGAGTATGATGAAGCAGAAAAACAACAACTATACATTGCCAGTTTGGCTTATCCAAAATATCCCAGATATCAATTTACACGTAAAAAGGATAGTACATTTTTTACAACAAGTAAAACTTTAGGTAATTACGCACTACTTACTGACAAACAAAAACCTAGCATTAAAATATTATACTTTAAAGACCAACAATGGATAACCAATTCTAAAACCATTAAAGTAAAAATAAATGATGTAGGTTCAGGTATTAAAAACTGGAGAGCCACTATTGATGGTGAATGGGTTTTGATGCAATACAATCATAAAAAACGAATTTTAACCTATAATTTTAGTGATAAAAAATTGGTAGGTAGCAAACATATCTTTAAACTTGTAGTTCAAGACAATGTTGGAAATACGAATACGCTTTCTACAACGTTCTTTAAAAAACAACTAAACTAA
- a CDS encoding TonB-dependent receptor, with the protein MKQILLFLFLIPSFLFAQKTTILKGTVKNSQKDGIDKVSVKFGKTGTVTDENGNYSIRIPLDKEITILFSHVSYVTFTKKITAKNRNIIRFSPILLTKTENLNEVVVKDNRKEAAGITKIDINKAKNIVGPNAGVENVLMTLPGVNNNNELSTQYNVRGGNFDENLVYVNGIQVYRPFLIRSGQQEGLSFINSNMVQNIDFSAGGFQAKYGDRLSSVLDITYRKPSETALAIDASLLGASATFEGLFLNNKLSTITGVRYRDNSLFVNSKQIETNFRPRFTDVQTYLSYEFSDKFQLSFLGNFSLNNYNYQPLTRRTRFGTVANPLELTVFYSGQEEDKYLTLFGALSGEYKVSDSFTITTTASRYNTQEEEHFDIAAQYNLGEVDANIGSDDFGDVQFSQGIGSQLNHARNDLDALITNVEVKGTLKQGSKQWSFGVKYQKEDIIDRIREWEVIDSLGFSIRPPFHSSNNQPYEPFEGAITPFQNIRKDNNVIINRITGFAQFNQRSFWNDHEVFYNLGIRAHSWSVTGNGTKSDNKIIVSPRAQFAIKPNWDKDMLFRISGGLYAQPPSYRELRDFNGDINVNVDAQKSYHLVTGMDYSFNLWNRPFKLTSEAYYKNLTDVNSYTIDNVRIRYRADNVTEAYAYGLDLRLNGEFVPGSESWVSIGYLKTEENINDRGYIARPSDQRVKFGILFQDYIPNLPDLKAYLNLVYNTGVPGGSPSYSDPYNFQQRLRDYRRADLGVSYIFVDANKQFSSGWLSNFKELSAGLELFNMFDIQNAITNTWVRDVYTKTQFGIPNFMTGRVLNFKLAMKF; encoded by the coding sequence GTGAAACAAATTCTCTTATTTCTATTTTTAATACCTAGTTTTCTGTTCGCCCAAAAAACAACCATATTAAAAGGTACAGTTAAAAATAGTCAAAAAGATGGTATAGATAAAGTTTCTGTAAAGTTTGGAAAGACAGGTACAGTAACAGATGAAAATGGGAACTACTCTATAAGAATTCCTTTAGACAAAGAGATTACCATTTTATTTAGCCATGTATCTTATGTAACATTTACAAAAAAAATTACTGCTAAGAATAGAAATATTATTCGCTTCTCACCTATTCTACTTACAAAAACAGAAAATCTAAATGAGGTTGTTGTAAAAGACAACCGAAAAGAGGCAGCAGGAATAACCAAAATTGATATAAATAAAGCTAAAAATATTGTTGGGCCAAATGCAGGTGTAGAAAATGTTTTAATGACTTTACCAGGTGTAAATAACAATAATGAGCTTAGTACACAATATAATGTGAGAGGTGGTAATTTTGATGAAAACTTAGTATATGTAAATGGAATTCAAGTATATAGACCATTCTTAATTAGATCTGGTCAGCAGGAGGGTTTAAGTTTTATAAACTCTAATATGGTACAAAATATCGATTTTTCTGCTGGAGGTTTTCAAGCAAAATATGGAGATCGTTTATCATCTGTATTAGATATTACTTACAGAAAACCATCAGAAACAGCTCTAGCCATAGATGCTAGTCTTTTAGGAGCAAGTGCTACCTTTGAAGGTTTATTTTTAAACAATAAATTAAGTACTATAACAGGTGTAAGATATAGAGATAACAGTTTGTTTGTAAACAGCAAACAAATAGAAACCAACTTTAGACCTCGATTTACAGATGTACAAACGTATTTATCTTATGAATTTTCTGATAAATTTCAACTTAGCTTTTTGGGTAATTTTTCTTTAAACAATTACAATTATCAACCTTTAACAAGAAGAACTCGTTTTGGAACTGTGGCCAATCCTTTAGAGTTAACTGTCTTTTATTCTGGACAAGAAGAAGACAAATATCTTACGCTTTTTGGAGCTTTATCTGGAGAATATAAAGTTAGTGATTCTTTTACAATAACCACAACTGCATCTAGATACAACACTCAAGAAGAAGAACATTTTGATATTGCAGCTCAATATAATTTAGGTGAAGTTGATGCAAATATTGGTTCAGATGATTTTGGAGATGTTCAGTTTTCTCAAGGAATAGGATCTCAATTAAATCATGCAAGAAATGATTTAGATGCGTTAATTACCAATGTTGAAGTAAAAGGAACCTTAAAACAAGGTTCAAAGCAATGGAGTTTTGGTGTTAAATATCAAAAAGAAGATATAATTGATAGAATTCGTGAATGGGAAGTTATAGATTCTTTGGGTTTTTCTATTAGACCTCCTTTTCATTCATCAAACAACCAACCCTATGAACCTTTTGAAGGTGCAATAACTCCTTTTCAAAATATTAGAAAAGACAACAATGTTATTATTAATAGAATCACTGGATTTGCACAATTTAATCAGCGTTCTTTTTGGAACGATCATGAAGTATTTTATAATTTAGGAATTAGAGCACATTCTTGGTCTGTGACTGGAAATGGAACAAAATCAGACAATAAAATAATAGTTAGTCCTCGTGCACAATTTGCAATTAAACCTAATTGGGATAAAGACATGCTTTTTAGAATTTCTGGAGGATTATATGCTCAACCACCTTCATACAGAGAGTTGAGAGATTTTAATGGAGATATTAATGTAAACGTAGATGCACAGAAATCATATCATTTGGTTACTGGTATGGATTACAGCTTTAATCTTTGGAATAGACCTTTTAAACTTACTTCTGAAGCCTATTATAAAAACTTAACAGATGTAAATTCATATACTATAGATAATGTTAGAATTAGATATAGAGCAGACAATGTAACTGAAGCTTATGCTTATGGATTGGATTTGCGTTTAAATGGTGAATTTGTTCCTGGCAGTGAAAGTTGGGTAAGTATTGGATATTTGAAAACAGAAGAGAATATAAATGATAGAGGTTACATAGCAAGACCTTCTGATCAAAGAGTAAAATTTGGAATATTGTTTCAAGATTATATACCTAATTTACCTGACTTAAAGGCTTATTTAAATTTGGTTTATAACACAGGTGTTCCTGGTGGTTCTCCTTCTTATTCAGATCCTTATAATTTTCAACAACGATTAAGAGATTATAGACGTGCAGATTTAGGTGTATCTTACATTTTTGTAGATGCCAATAAACAGTTTAGCTCTGGCTGGTTATCTAACTTTAAAGAATTAAGTGCTGGTTTAGAACTGTTTAATATGTTCGATATACAAAACGCAATTACCAATACATGGGTTAGAGATGTGTATACAAAAACGCAATTTGGAATTCCTAACTTTATGACTGGCAGGGTATTAAACTTTAAGCTAGCTATGAAGTTTTAA
- a CDS encoding AI-2E family transporter, with amino-acid sequence MSDVIAPKIIRQVFVLLLILFFAVLIFMELIPYLSGVLGAITIYVLLRKWMVFLINRNWNPDLAAILLMFLSFICILLPVTGIIFMLGEKIGEAVDNSEEIAKVVQNKIRVIESEYGYDLSSRINTEEVSTWISSNLETFAGSTFNIFIAIGLMYFILYYMLTNRSQLKDSLYAYIPISNKNLKIIGTESQAMVRSNALGIPLVAIAQGIIALIGFLIFGIRDPFFWFIIVTIGSMIPFVGTLIGILPVFILTMSYGNNIGAWGILIYGLVVVGSTDNIIRLFLLKKLDNVHPLITLIGVIVGVPLFGFIGLIFGPLLISLFLVVVRIYKKEFGALIDNEKIL; translated from the coding sequence ATGAGTGATGTTATAGCACCAAAAATAATTAGACAAGTATTTGTATTACTTCTAATCTTGTTTTTCGCAGTTTTAATATTTATGGAGTTAATTCCATATTTATCAGGTGTTTTAGGCGCTATTACCATCTATGTTTTATTAAGAAAATGGATGGTTTTTTTAATCAATAGAAACTGGAATCCAGATCTTGCTGCGATTTTACTCATGTTTTTATCATTTATTTGTATTCTTTTACCTGTAACAGGAATTATATTTATGTTGGGTGAAAAAATAGGTGAAGCTGTAGATAATTCAGAAGAAATTGCCAAAGTTGTTCAGAACAAAATACGAGTTATAGAAAGTGAATATGGCTATGATTTGAGTTCAAGAATTAATACAGAAGAAGTTTCTACATGGATTTCTAGTAATTTGGAAACCTTTGCTGGTAGTACTTTTAATATTTTTATAGCTATTGGACTAATGTATTTTATTCTATACTATATGTTAACAAACAGAAGTCAGTTAAAAGATTCATTATATGCATATATTCCTATTAGTAATAAGAACTTAAAAATTATTGGTACAGAATCTCAAGCCATGGTTCGTTCTAATGCATTAGGTATACCTTTGGTTGCTATTGCACAAGGGATTATTGCTTTAATTGGTTTCTTAATTTTCGGAATTCGTGATCCTTTCTTTTGGTTTATAATAGTAACTATTGGTTCTATGATACCATTTGTAGGTACTTTAATTGGTATTTTACCTGTATTTATTTTAACCATGTCTTATGGTAATAATATTGGAGCCTGGGGAATTCTAATTTATGGATTGGTTGTAGTAGGTTCTACAGATAATATAATAAGGCTATTTTTACTTAAAAAATTAGATAATGTTCATCCTTTAATCACTTTAATAGGAGTAATTGTTGGTGTACCTTTATTTGGTTTTATTGGCTTGATTTTTGGCCCTTTATTAATAAGTTTATTCTTAGTAGTAGTAAGAATATATAAGAAAGAATTTGGAGCACTAATTGATAATGAAAAGATTCTTTAA
- a CDS encoding cupin domain-containing protein — translation MKKYTIQNSPFVVPTTDGKLIEEHFGNATTKQSDISVAHMVAPPKWKEPFQTPQFDEYTYIIRGKKQFIIEDEKIVLSAGESIKIEKNVRVQYSNPFEEECEYIAICTPAFSMDLVNREEA, via the coding sequence ATGAAAAAATACACCATTCAAAATAGTCCTTTTGTAGTGCCAACTACAGATGGCAAATTAATTGAAGAACATTTTGGAAATGCTACCACCAAACAATCTGATATAAGTGTTGCGCATATGGTAGCACCTCCAAAATGGAAAGAGCCTTTTCAAACACCTCAATTTGATGAATATACTTATATCATTAGAGGCAAAAAACAATTTATTATAGAGGATGAGAAAATTGTTTTAAGTGCTGGAGAATCAATTAAAATAGAGAAAAATGTTCGTGTACAATATTCAAATCCTTTTGAGGAAGAATGTGAATATATTGCAATATGTACCCCAGCCTTTTCTATGGATTTGGTAAACAGAGAAGAAGCGTAA